The sequence CGCGGGCTGCTGTTCTTCGCGGCATTTCATGGTGCGATCAAAGTTGTCCGGCAGACGGAAGCTCAGTATGCGCTAACGGTAACGACGATCCTTGGCGGACGGCATGGCGAATCGATTTCCGGGATATCGCGGATCGCCGGGCAGCCCGCAAAGCGCACTGCCCCCTGGAAAACAACAAGCGAACCCGTCGAGGATGCAGAGATTGACGCACCCAACCAGCGCTTCTGATGTTTGAGCGCATAGGTCAGTTTCGGGTGAACGTCAACCGCCGCGTCGCGCTCAGATCCCCATCCGTTCCGCGACACCGTCTCGATCGACGAACTTGTGTTTCAGTCCGGCCGCGACGTGCATGGCCAGCAATAGGCCCAGCGTCAGCACCAGCGCGCGATGCAACGTATCGGTAAGGAGTCGCAAGGGTTCGTCGCGGCCGACAAGCACGGGCAATTCCGCGATTCCGAAGAAACTCACCGGATGGGCGCCAGCGAGGCGGTGCACGTAGCCGGTCAGCGGCACGAGAAACAGCAGCAGGTACAGCACGCCGTGCAGTACACCCGCGATCCGTGCCTGCCACGCCGGAACGCTGGCCGGCAGCGGCGGCGGCGTATGCGTCGCACGCCACACGAGGCGTGGCACGGTCAACATGAAGATCAGACTGCCGATCGATGCGTGATAGAACAGGATGCTGTTGAACTGCGACGAGTTGTGCGGAAACGTATCCATGTAGATGCCGATCGACAGGTTCAACAGGATCAAGATTGCGATCGACCAGTGCATGGCGATCGCGAAGCGCGCATAGGCGACATGGTTGGGGTGTGACATGGCGGTCTCTCTGGGTCGGTTGGGCGGTGTGCACCTGTACGTTCGATGTGGTGAACGACGTGACGCCCCCGATATACCGGTACCGGCCAGCATTTATTCCCGCAGCACGCATCAGTCGCCACTATTTTTCATGGAAGGCAACTGATGGATCTTGAAAGGTATGGGTTGTCTTGGGCGGCATGGCACCGAAGGCAACACCATCGGGCGCGCCACCAACATCCGACGACACGGTGCCGCTCAAACAGCTGACGTCCGCTCATCCGCGGTCGCGCCAGCGCGAATCCCGGCGGTAATGAAGGTCACCAGATGCTCGGCCTTGCGCTTCAGCGCGCCGGCCTTGACCTTGCCGCCCGAGATCCGTTCGATGCGGCTGTCGAACACACTCATCACCAACGCGCCCACCGCGAACAAGTAGGCCCAGTGAGCATAGTTCGCGCTATGGCCCGGCAGCGTCTTCCTGATTGCGCTGATGAACTCCGCCGCAAACGGATCGAAATAGGCAGCAACGATGCCGCGCTCGACCTCGCGCGGATCGGAAGCCTCGCGCGCAACGAGTTTGGCATACGCCAGTCCGGACTCGGTATTCTGGATTTGCATCACCGGGAGCACGAAGGCGCGCACGATATGCTCGAGCGGGTCTTCCCCTGCAGTCACGGGTTCGCGAA comes from Burkholderia lata and encodes:
- a CDS encoding cytochrome b yields the protein MSHPNHVAYARFAIAMHWSIAILILLNLSIGIYMDTFPHNSSQFNSILFYHASIGSLIFMLTVPRLVWRATHTPPPLPASVPAWQARIAGVLHGVLYLLLFLVPLTGYVHRLAGAHPVSFFGIAELPVLVGRDEPLRLLTDTLHRALVLTLGLLLAMHVAAGLKHKFVDRDGVAERMGI
- a CDS encoding TetR/AcrR family transcriptional regulator translates to MQAKEVTGKAAGVRSGKGAQRTVETSKRERVLDVAERLFAEGGFDGVSMRDIASAAEVGLPLIVYHFETKMGLYRALFERRKTVLDTRLGLLREPVTAGEDPLEHIVRAFVLPVMQIQNTESGLAYAKLVAREASDPREVERGIVAAYFDPFAAEFISAIRKTLPGHSANYAHWAYLFAVGALVMSVFDSRIERISGGKVKAGALKRKAEHLVTFITAGIRAGATADERTSAV